One window of the Gottschalkia purinilytica genome contains the following:
- a CDS encoding manganese efflux pump MntP family protein, which produces MSIIDLSLVSFALALDAFGVAISVGLDKNINKRIALAFVFSFGFFQFLFASMGGICGSLFNTYVFQLPSKIGGIIILLVGVLMFKEGFSEEKEVKKLNIFLVLLLGICVSIDALVVGFSTFNNIDFKSLIFKNTIFIGMTSSFLTVVAFMISKKIKKNKFINEYMDFLGGLILIIFGLKMILF; this is translated from the coding sequence ATGTCAATAATAGACTTGAGCTTAGTTTCATTTGCTCTAGCGCTAGATGCTTTTGGAGTAGCTATATCTGTAGGACTTGATAAAAATATAAATAAAAGGATTGCTCTTGCTTTTGTTTTTTCTTTTGGCTTTTTTCAATTCTTATTTGCTAGTATGGGTGGTATATGTGGGAGTCTATTCAACACATATGTATTCCAATTACCCTCTAAAATAGGTGGTATAATAATACTTCTAGTTGGAGTATTAATGTTTAAAGAAGGTTTTTCTGAAGAAAAGGAAGTAAAAAAACTAAATATTTTTCTAGTACTTTTATTAGGAATATGTGTTAGCATAGATGCTTTAGTTGTTGGATTTTCTACTTTTAATAACATAGATTTTAAATCACTGATTTTTAAAAATACAATATTTATAGGTATGACTTCTTCTTTTTTAACTGTAGTAGCTTTTATGATTTCAAAAAAAATTAAAAAAAATAAATTTATTAATGAATACATGGATTTTCTAGGTGGACTAATTCTTATTATATTTGGATTAAAAATGATACTTTTCTAG
- a CDS encoding metal-dependent transcriptional regulator translates to MMLSPSSEDYLEEVYRLSLNKDEIRIKDIADCLKVSMPSVVKGLRKLSILGYVIYSPYERIELTDKGIKKGKFLVERNGILKEFVKIIGSKCDIEEEAEAMEHYLTISTIKSIEKLVKFFETNERILKMFNVFENDSILDDNTK, encoded by the coding sequence ATGATGCTATCTCCGAGTTCTGAAGATTATTTAGAAGAGGTGTATAGACTTTCCTTAAATAAGGATGAGATTAGAATAAAAGATATAGCAGACTGTTTAAAAGTATCCATGCCTTCTGTAGTTAAAGGGCTTAGGAAACTTAGTATACTAGGATATGTTATTTATAGTCCGTATGAGAGAATAGAACTTACTGACAAAGGAATAAAGAAAGGTAAATTCTTAGTAGAAAGAAATGGTATACTAAAAGAATTTGTAAAGATAATAGGTTCAAAATGTGATATAGAAGAAGAAGCTGAAGCTATGGAACATTATTTAACTATATCTACAATTAAAAGTATAGAAAAATTAGTAAAGTTTTTTGAAACAAACGAAAGAATATTAAAAATGTTTAATGTATTTGAAAATGATAGTATATTAGATGATAATACAAAGTAA
- a CDS encoding nucleoside recognition domain-containing protein: MSNNSKTPLDDVLEFIHSKKDKSIGDSIVSTIYQNAETISKSVTTVDDKRKVKWDEKIDNILTSKITGYPIMLLLLGIIFWITIEGANYPSQLLSDFFFSLEDKITGIFNYMNAPDWLHGILVLGIYRTLGWVVSVMLPPMAIFFPMFTLLEDLGYLPRVAFNLDNMFRKSGTHGKQALTMSMGFGCNAAGVIACRIIDSPRERLIAIITNNFVPCNGRFPILISLSMIFIGGIVASQYSSLLASLSIVFMVLIGIYVTLIVSKILSKTILKGVPSSFTLELPPYRKPQIGSILVRSLLDRTIFVLGRAVIVAAPAGAVTWLVANITIGDVSILNHVAGFLNPFGELLGLDGFILMAFILGLPANEIVLPILIMSYMSKGAMLELESLDSLKNLLLNNGWNIITAINFMLFSLLHFPCATTLLTIRKETNSTKWALFTFLLTTSVAIIVTFIINSLANLIGIF; this comes from the coding sequence ATGAGTAATAATTCTAAAACTCCCTTAGATGATGTTTTAGAGTTTATACATAGTAAGAAAGATAAGTCTATAGGAGATAGTATCGTCTCTACAATATATCAAAATGCCGAAACAATATCTAAAAGTGTAACTACAGTTGATGATAAAAGAAAAGTCAAATGGGATGAAAAAATTGATAATATTTTAACATCAAAAATAACTGGTTATCCTATAATGCTCTTACTATTAGGTATAATATTTTGGATAACTATTGAAGGTGCAAATTATCCATCCCAATTATTATCAGACTTTTTCTTTAGTCTAGAAGACAAAATAACTGGTATTTTCAATTATATGAATGCACCTGATTGGTTACATGGAATATTAGTTTTAGGTATATATAGAACTTTAGGTTGGGTAGTTTCTGTAATGCTTCCTCCAATGGCTATATTTTTTCCAATGTTTACATTATTAGAAGACTTAGGATACCTACCAAGGGTAGCCTTTAATCTTGATAATATGTTTAGAAAGTCTGGTACTCATGGAAAGCAAGCTCTAACAATGAGTATGGGTTTTGGTTGCAATGCAGCTGGTGTTATTGCTTGTCGTATAATCGATTCCCCTAGAGAGAGACTCATAGCGATAATCACGAATAACTTTGTTCCTTGTAATGGAAGATTTCCTATACTTATATCATTATCTATGATATTTATTGGGGGAATTGTAGCTTCTCAATATAGCTCATTACTAGCATCTTTATCAATTGTATTTATGGTTCTTATAGGAATATATGTAACCTTAATAGTATCTAAGATTTTATCTAAAACTATTTTAAAAGGAGTTCCATCATCATTTACTTTGGAACTACCACCTTATAGAAAGCCTCAAATAGGCTCTATTTTAGTAAGATCTCTTTTAGATAGAACTATATTCGTTCTAGGTCGTGCAGTTATAGTTGCAGCTCCAGCTGGAGCAGTAACATGGCTGGTAGCCAATATTACTATAGGAGATGTAAGTATATTAAATCATGTAGCAGGTTTTCTAAATCCCTTCGGTGAACTATTAGGACTTGATGGATTTATTCTAATGGCTTTTATTCTTGGTTTACCTGCAAATGAAATAGTTCTTCCTATTTTGATAATGAGCTATATGTCTAAAGGAGCTATGTTAGAATTGGAGAGCCTGGATAGTCTAAAGAATTTATTATTAAATAATGGTTGGAACATAATAACTGCTATAAATTTCATGTTATTTTCACTTTTACATTTTCCTTGTGCAACTACTTTATTAACCATAAGAAAAGAAACAAATAGTACCAAATGGGCATTATTCACATTCTTACTTACAACAAGTGTCGCTATAATTGTTACATTTATAATAAATTCATTAGCTAATTTAATAGGCATATTCTAA
- a CDS encoding FeoB small GTPase domain-containing protein: MGLTSQSSGLSLLKAKFNIQRKSESQIVIALAGNPNTGKSTLFNHLTGLNQHTGNWPGKTVANAQGTFTYKDKEFLLVDLPGTYSILASSVEEEVARDFICFGNPNLTIVITDATCLERNLNLALQVMEITDNVIVCLNLMDEAERKGIYIDLKKLQEFLGVPVIPTVAKDGKGVDELLEVIHQFTENKLELKPYKVKYEESIETLVTQIEEKLTPIISDIFNTRWIGLRLLDGDEKILSTINSIINDSYEGGIDDE, encoded by the coding sequence ATGGGATTAACAAGTCAATCTTCTGGACTAAGCTTATTAAAAGCTAAGTTTAACATTCAGCGAAAGTCAGAAAGTCAAATAGTTATTGCTTTAGCAGGTAATCCCAATACGGGCAAGAGCACTCTATTTAATCATTTAACTGGATTAAATCAACATACAGGTAACTGGCCAGGTAAAACAGTAGCCAATGCACAAGGTACTTTTACTTATAAAGATAAAGAATTTCTTTTAGTTGATTTACCAGGCACGTACTCAATACTAGCTAGCTCTGTAGAAGAGGAGGTAGCTAGGGATTTTATTTGCTTTGGAAATCCTAATTTAACTATAGTTATAACCGACGCTACATGTCTAGAAAGAAACCTAAATTTAGCACTACAAGTAATGGAAATAACCGACAATGTAATAGTTTGCCTTAATTTAATGGATGAGGCTGAAAGAAAAGGCATATATATCGATCTAAAAAAGTTGCAAGAATTTTTAGGTGTTCCCGTAATCCCTACAGTTGCTAAAGATGGAAAAGGTGTTGATGAGCTACTAGAAGTAATTCATCAGTTTACGGAAAATAAGCTTGAACTGAAGCCTTACAAAGTTAAATATGAAGAGTCAATAGAAACTTTAGTTACTCAAATTGAAGAAAAGCTTACTCCTATAATAAGTGATATATTTAATACAAGATGGATTGGACTAAGACTATTAGATGGTGATGAGAAAATATTAAGTACTATTAATTCTATAATAAATGATTCTTATGAAGGAGGAATTGACGATGAGTAA
- a CDS encoding FeoA family protein, with protein MESDKSLVSLSDLPVGKLAKVQCIVSNGNQRRRFLDLGLIPGSIIKSERKSPSGNPTAYNIRGSIIALRNEEAQNIVVSIV; from the coding sequence ATGGAATCGGATAAAAGTCTTGTTTCACTTAGTGATCTTCCAGTAGGAAAGTTGGCTAAGGTTCAATGTATAGTAAGTAATGGAAATCAAAGAAGAAGATTTCTTGACTTGGGTCTTATTCCAGGTTCTATTATAAAATCAGAAAGAAAGAGTCCCTCTGGGAACCCTACTGCATATAATATTAGAGGTTCTATCATAGCTCTTAGAAATGAAGAAGCTCAAAATATAGTAGTCAGTATTGTATAA